In Hamadaea flava, a genomic segment contains:
- a CDS encoding Pls/PosA family non-ribosomal peptide synthetase, with protein sequence MSQPTTGATTPPVRGVHSVRIGGRTIVLRSAAPPAVEIEDPGDATPDVRRLHHVFDVACDACPTAVALECDGERLTYRELDERANRLAHHLRSLQVGDGARVAILLNRSVATYVALLAVGKAGGAFVPIDPDSPADRVAYIANDSDVDLLLTASDLLERTTGLDRPVLALDRCEAELRQAPAGRPKLGEDDEDPLAYIIYTSGSSGRPKGVAVAQSSICNFLDVVPGVYDVRPSDRVYQGMTIAFDFSIEEIWPTWSVGATLVAGPTDSRRLGAELADFLDDAAITVLYCVPTLLATIPRDLPRIRNLMVGGEACPGQLVERWGRPDRRILNTYGPTETTVTAIWSELRPGRTVTIGIPLPTYSAVLLDEERRPVADGEVGEICIGGPGVARGYVGRPDLTADRFIEHPSAPPGSRLYRTGDLGRLTADGEIEYLGRADAEVKIRGHRVDLGEIESVLMEDAGVSEAVVALMALGDDPDAPRELSGYIVLASPDEPSEGDEAMVQRLHRTLQERLPGYMVPAYIDITATLPTMPSGKVDRSKLPAPIGRRLMSTDGPVVAAQNDLELHVRAVWAEAFGVEPQALSVTADFFTDLGGHSLLAARVVSLLRTRKVGASPAVRDLYDHPTISGLATHLGATARPAAATALPRTAPLRHRSSRIAGAGAGQATAIYLLSLLITLPVSFVYTRNNGEVSVGVLIQLMTATLVSYLGVRWLVPALLARPLAAGIRPGRYPLWGPTYVRLWALNMLLAIGPLPVLSGSPLMGVYLRLLGARIGPRTTIATSAISLPTLIDIRADASIGYGVALRPWHVEDGWLIVAPITVDRQAFVGANTVLEPGTAVGANAGLGEQSVLSRGESVPEGARWSGSPATPVQEINRVVEAMLAMEAPRRGWWPHHILAAVLGLIGLEVGAIVMILPSVGMVWWALLNWGTLAGLLATVPAGPVYVLTVCAVVAIGKRLVLPRARIGMHPARSWLGVRKWVADKLLEFSLMFTNSLYATLYTVPWLRMLGARVGAWSEVSTAAHLDPDLLTLGPESFVADMASVGAATFANGRLAFLPTAVGSRAFVGNAAFVPSGTRLGDGSLIGVGTLPPPAGVPAGTSWLGSPAMYLPVRQDSGSFSEAQTYRPSRRVLAQRLAIEFFRATLPASMLGAGIYLYLFVLSWLANGRDLLVPALVSPLVAIATSVAVIAFCAATKRNIIGTYRPRVEPLWSPFVRRSEFVTGLYEAAAVPAGVGLLVGTPFLPPVLRWFGARIGRRTWIGTTYLTEHDLVEIGDDATVGIEVSLQTHLFEDRVMKMSFVTISPGASIGTRSIVLYDTVVGDDVSLGPLSLLMKGEHLTPGTRWRGIPAEGVP encoded by the coding sequence GTGAGCCAGCCGACAACCGGCGCGACGACGCCGCCGGTTCGTGGCGTCCACAGTGTCCGGATCGGCGGTCGCACGATCGTCCTGCGCTCAGCCGCTCCGCCGGCCGTGGAGATCGAAGACCCCGGCGACGCGACGCCAGACGTGCGGCGTCTGCATCACGTGTTCGACGTCGCATGCGACGCCTGCCCCACCGCAGTCGCGCTGGAATGCGACGGCGAGCGGCTGACCTACCGGGAACTTGACGAGCGCGCGAATCGCCTGGCGCACCATCTCCGCAGCCTCCAGGTGGGCGACGGCGCCCGGGTTGCGATCCTGCTCAACCGCTCAGTGGCCACTTACGTCGCATTGCTGGCGGTGGGCAAGGCAGGCGGGGCGTTCGTGCCGATCGACCCGGATTCACCAGCCGACCGGGTCGCCTACATCGCGAACGACTCTGACGTGGATCTTCTGCTGACCGCCTCGGACCTGCTGGAGCGTACGACCGGCCTGGATCGGCCCGTCCTGGCGCTCGACCGGTGCGAGGCCGAGCTGCGACAGGCGCCCGCCGGGCGGCCGAAGCTCGGCGAGGACGACGAGGACCCGCTCGCCTACATCATCTACACCTCCGGCTCCAGTGGCCGGCCCAAGGGCGTCGCGGTGGCGCAGTCGAGCATCTGCAACTTCCTCGACGTGGTGCCCGGCGTGTACGACGTGCGGCCCAGCGATCGGGTCTATCAAGGGATGACAATCGCCTTCGATTTCTCCATCGAGGAGATCTGGCCGACCTGGTCGGTGGGGGCGACGCTGGTGGCCGGCCCGACGGACTCCCGCCGGCTGGGTGCGGAGCTGGCCGACTTCCTCGATGACGCCGCCATCACCGTGCTCTACTGCGTACCGACGCTGCTGGCGACCATTCCGCGAGACCTGCCCCGCATCCGCAACCTGATGGTGGGCGGAGAGGCGTGTCCTGGGCAGTTGGTCGAGCGGTGGGGCCGTCCCGATCGGCGGATCCTCAACACGTACGGCCCGACCGAGACGACGGTGACGGCCATCTGGAGCGAGCTGCGCCCGGGACGGACGGTGACGATCGGAATACCACTGCCCACCTACTCAGCCGTCCTGCTCGACGAGGAGCGCCGCCCGGTCGCCGACGGCGAGGTCGGCGAGATCTGCATCGGCGGGCCGGGAGTGGCCCGAGGCTACGTCGGCCGCCCCGACTTGACCGCGGATCGGTTCATCGAGCACCCGTCGGCGCCGCCCGGCAGCAGGCTGTACCGCACCGGCGACCTGGGCCGGCTCACCGCCGACGGCGAGATCGAGTACCTGGGACGGGCCGACGCGGAGGTCAAGATCCGCGGCCACCGTGTCGATCTCGGCGAAATCGAGAGCGTGCTCATGGAGGACGCGGGCGTGTCGGAGGCGGTGGTGGCGCTCATGGCCCTCGGCGACGACCCGGACGCGCCGCGAGAGCTTTCCGGCTACATCGTCCTCGCCTCGCCCGATGAGCCCAGCGAGGGCGACGAGGCGATGGTCCAGCGCCTGCACCGCACGCTGCAGGAGCGGCTGCCCGGCTACATGGTGCCCGCCTACATCGACATCACCGCCACCCTGCCGACCATGCCGAGCGGCAAGGTGGACCGCTCCAAGCTGCCCGCCCCGATCGGCCGACGGCTCATGAGCACCGACGGTCCCGTCGTGGCCGCCCAGAACGATCTCGAGCTACACGTACGCGCCGTGTGGGCCGAGGCGTTCGGCGTCGAACCGCAAGCGCTGTCGGTGACCGCCGACTTCTTCACCGACCTGGGCGGGCATTCGCTGCTGGCGGCGCGGGTGGTGTCGCTGCTGCGTACGCGCAAGGTCGGCGCCAGCCCGGCGGTGCGTGACCTCTACGACCACCCGACCATCAGCGGCCTGGCCACGCACCTCGGCGCCACCGCGCGGCCCGCCGCCGCGACCGCGCTGCCCCGCACCGCACCGTTGCGGCACCGCAGCAGCCGGATCGCGGGCGCGGGCGCCGGCCAGGCGACCGCGATCTACCTGCTGTCGCTGCTCATCACGCTGCCGGTCTCCTTCGTCTACACCCGCAACAACGGCGAGGTGTCGGTGGGCGTGCTCATCCAGCTGATGACCGCGACCCTCGTCAGCTACCTCGGCGTACGCTGGCTCGTCCCAGCGCTGCTCGCGAGGCCGCTGGCCGCTGGTATCCGGCCGGGACGGTATCCGCTGTGGGGACCGACCTACGTCCGGCTCTGGGCGCTGAACATGCTCCTCGCGATCGGGCCGCTGCCGGTGCTGAGCGGCTCCCCGCTGATGGGTGTTTACCTGCGACTGCTCGGGGCCCGGATCGGCCCGCGGACCACCATCGCGACCAGCGCGATCAGCCTGCCCACCTTGATCGACATCCGGGCCGACGCTTCCATCGGATACGGCGTCGCGCTGCGCCCGTGGCATGTCGAGGACGGGTGGCTGATCGTCGCCCCGATCACCGTGGACCGGCAGGCGTTCGTCGGAGCCAACACGGTTCTGGAGCCGGGCACCGCCGTGGGCGCGAACGCGGGTCTCGGCGAGCAGTCGGTGCTCAGCCGCGGCGAATCCGTCCCCGAGGGGGCCCGCTGGTCGGGGTCCCCGGCAACGCCGGTGCAGGAGATCAACCGTGTCGTGGAGGCCATGCTCGCCATGGAAGCCCCGCGCCGTGGCTGGTGGCCGCACCACATCCTCGCCGCCGTGCTGGGCCTCATCGGGCTGGAGGTCGGTGCGATCGTCATGATCCTGCCGAGTGTCGGCATGGTCTGGTGGGCGCTGCTGAACTGGGGCACCCTGGCCGGGCTGCTGGCCACGGTGCCCGCCGGACCGGTCTACGTCCTCACCGTCTGCGCGGTGGTCGCCATCGGCAAACGGCTGGTGCTGCCCCGGGCACGGATCGGCATGCACCCCGCGCGGTCGTGGCTCGGCGTACGCAAATGGGTGGCCGACAAGCTGCTCGAGTTCAGCCTCATGTTCACCAACTCCCTGTACGCAACCCTCTACACCGTGCCGTGGCTGCGGATGCTCGGCGCGCGGGTCGGGGCGTGGTCCGAGGTCTCCACCGCCGCACATCTGGACCCGGACCTGCTCACGCTGGGACCGGAGAGCTTCGTCGCCGACATGGCCAGCGTGGGGGCGGCCACGTTCGCCAACGGCCGCCTGGCGTTCCTGCCGACCGCCGTGGGCAGCCGGGCGTTCGTCGGCAACGCGGCGTTCGTGCCGTCCGGCACCAGACTCGGCGACGGCTCGCTGATCGGCGTCGGCACGCTGCCACCGCCGGCGGGCGTCCCGGCGGGCACGTCCTGGCTCGGTTCGCCCGCGATGTACCTGCCGGTGCGCCAGGACAGCGGCTCCTTCTCGGAGGCGCAGACCTACCGCCCGTCGCGCCGGGTGCTGGCCCAGCGGCTGGCGATCGAGTTCTTCCGGGCGACGCTGCCCGCGTCGATGCTGGGTGCGGGTATCTACCTCTACCTGTTCGTGCTGTCGTGGCTCGCCAACGGCCGTGATCTGCTTGTGCCCGCACTGGTGTCCCCGCTGGTCGCCATCGCCACCAGTGTCGCCGTGATCGCGTTCTGCGCGGCGACCAAGCGCAACATCATCGGCACCTACCGTCCGCGAGTGGAACCGCTGTGGAGTCCGTTCGTGCGGCGCTCGGAATTCGTCACCGGGCTCTACGAGGCGGCCGCGGTGCCCGCCGGTGTCGGGCTGCTCGTCGGTACGCCGTTCCTGCCGCCCGTGCTGCGCTGGTTCGGGGCCCGCATCGGACGGCGTACGTGGATCGGCACCACTTATCTCACCGAGCACGACCTGGTCGAGATCGGCGACGACGCCACGGTCGGCATCGAGGTGTCGCTGCAGACGCATCTGTTCGAGGACCGGGTGATGAAGATGTCGTTCGTCACGATCAGCCCCGGCGCCAGCATCGGCACGCGATCGATCGTGCTCTACGACACGGTCGTCGGCGACGACGTCAGCCTGGGCCCGCTCTCCCTGCTGATGAAGGGCGAGCACCTCACCCCCGGTACGCGATGGCGAGGCATCCCCGCCGAGGGCGTGCCCTAG
- a CDS encoding dimethylarginine dimethylaminohydrolase family protein produces the protein MNTELLVSDAAHFRIDYEINPYMHTEVQPDPAAAAAELDEIVAAHRLSGRRVEYVPSAPQCPDMVFTANAAVVRGNRAVLGYPPPERKAEIPYFHEWLTRRGFDVLDAPFPFSGQGDALACGDLLLAGYGQRTDRGMHAVLAKELRYEVVPLRTVSPRWYDLDLAVAVIDTGTLAYCPQALDLPSCGRLQRLGLDLIEVGLDEAAQFALNLISDGTTVTMTRHAPRLAAVLRGRGLRVLELDTTELAKGGGGVRCTALTLDNPSPREPS, from the coding sequence ATGAACACCGAACTGCTGGTATCCGACGCCGCCCACTTCCGCATCGATTACGAGATCAATCCGTACATGCACACCGAGGTCCAACCCGACCCGGCCGCCGCCGCCGCCGAGCTCGATGAGATCGTCGCCGCGCACCGCCTGTCAGGCCGCCGGGTCGAGTACGTGCCCTCCGCGCCGCAGTGCCCCGACATGGTGTTCACCGCCAATGCCGCCGTCGTCCGCGGCAACCGGGCGGTCCTGGGTTACCCGCCGCCCGAACGCAAGGCGGAGATCCCGTACTTCCACGAGTGGCTGACCCGGCGGGGGTTCGACGTCCTCGACGCGCCTTTCCCGTTCAGCGGTCAGGGCGACGCGCTGGCCTGTGGCGACCTGCTGCTCGCGGGGTACGGGCAGCGTACCGATCGCGGCATGCACGCCGTACTGGCCAAGGAACTGCGCTACGAGGTCGTGCCGCTGCGTACGGTCAGCCCGCGCTGGTACGACCTCGATCTGGCCGTCGCGGTCATCGACACGGGGACGCTCGCGTACTGCCCGCAGGCCCTCGACCTGCCGAGCTGCGGGCGTCTGCAACGGCTCGGCCTGGACCTGATCGAAGTCGGCCTCGACGAAGCGGCACAGTTCGCGCTCAACCTGATCAGCGACGGCACCACCGTGACGATGACCCGCCACGCACCCCGGCTCGCCGCCGTGCTGCGGGGACGCGGCCTGCGCGTGCTCGAACTCGACACCACCGAGCTGGCCAAGGGCGGCGGCGGCGTCCGCTGCACCGCGTTGACCCTGGACAACCCGTCCCCGCGAGAACCGTCATGA
- a CDS encoding 4a-hydroxytetrahydrobiopterin dehydratase — protein MAHNRTPLDDAMIQTGLGDLPNWQGDRSGITRTVELPSFPAAIAVVDAVAQVAEEMDHHPDIDIRWRTLTFHNVTYSENAVTALDFQLAHRIDDVVARY, from the coding sequence ATGGCCCACAACCGCACGCCGCTCGACGATGCCATGATCCAGACCGGTTTGGGTGACCTGCCGAATTGGCAGGGCGACCGGTCAGGCATCACGCGCACCGTCGAACTGCCGTCGTTCCCGGCCGCGATCGCGGTCGTCGACGCGGTGGCCCAGGTGGCCGAAGAGATGGATCACCATCCGGATATCGACATCCGATGGCGCACCCTCACGTTCCACAACGTCACGTATTCCGAGAACGCTGTGACCGCGCTGGATTTCCAACTGGCCCACCGGATCGACGACGTGGTCGCCCGCTACTGA
- a CDS encoding serine/threonine-protein kinase → MSSRVLNGRYRLDETVGSGTTATVWRAWDRRYDRAVAVKILDGSELGRDAEQRARFHDEARTLAGLSHPNIVGLWDSGSENGVAYVVMELVDGPSVVGRLADGAMSVAEAAAVMGQVCDALAAAHAAGVVHGGIKPGNILLTGDQTVKLTDFGISRLLDTAALTAYYVAPGTISYMSPEQVAGLPLDGRADLYSVGCVLFRMLTGTTPFAGEDAFDIACEQLCDEPPTIRARRPDLPRDLDRLVDRLLAKDPALRPASAAEVQAELIPWSDPATAADPVEPPRRRRPLVRLGVATMAAIVVPAALVLAWPDQELVQPPAAAVSPSPSTTAPESASPTPSVGPTQIAWQSATTTPSQQSSPKPSPSPSPKAASDQILDLRTLISQPDPTWLLQPKNGDALDHLLDDLSRLVAEGKRAEAQDKLAAIRKKNDDLLAGGKISPTGHAAIEGRLDQLAVTISSMPAP, encoded by the coding sequence GTGTCGTCGCGGGTACTGAATGGACGCTACCGGCTGGATGAGACGGTCGGCAGCGGCACCACCGCCACGGTCTGGCGTGCCTGGGATCGCCGGTATGACCGGGCTGTCGCGGTGAAGATACTGGACGGCTCAGAGCTGGGCCGCGATGCCGAGCAGCGGGCGCGGTTCCATGACGAGGCGCGTACCTTGGCTGGTCTGTCGCATCCGAACATCGTCGGCCTTTGGGACAGCGGCTCCGAGAACGGCGTCGCATACGTCGTCATGGAGCTGGTCGACGGCCCCAGCGTCGTGGGGCGGCTGGCCGACGGTGCGATGTCCGTCGCCGAAGCGGCCGCCGTGATGGGCCAGGTATGCGATGCGCTCGCAGCGGCGCACGCGGCAGGCGTCGTGCATGGCGGCATCAAGCCGGGCAACATCCTGCTCACGGGTGACCAGACGGTGAAGTTGACCGACTTCGGCATCAGCCGGCTCCTGGACACCGCTGCGCTCACCGCCTACTACGTCGCGCCGGGCACGATCAGCTACATGTCGCCGGAGCAGGTCGCCGGGCTGCCGCTCGACGGGCGGGCGGACCTCTACTCCGTTGGCTGTGTGCTGTTCAGGATGCTCACCGGGACCACGCCGTTCGCCGGTGAAGACGCCTTCGACATCGCCTGCGAACAGCTCTGCGACGAGCCGCCGACGATTCGGGCGCGACGACCGGACCTTCCGAGAGATCTGGACCGCCTGGTCGATCGGCTGCTGGCCAAGGATCCCGCGCTACGCCCGGCGTCCGCCGCGGAAGTGCAGGCCGAACTCATCCCGTGGTCCGACCCCGCGACGGCCGCCGACCCAGTGGAACCACCGCGGCGCCGCCGGCCTCTGGTCCGGCTCGGAGTCGCCACGATGGCAGCGATCGTCGTTCCGGCCGCGCTCGTGCTTGCCTGGCCGGATCAAGAGCTCGTCCAGCCGCCGGCCGCCGCCGTCTCGCCCTCCCCCAGCACGACGGCCCCGGAGTCGGCTTCGCCGACACCGAGCGTGGGTCCTACTCAGATCGCGTGGCAGTCGGCGACGACCACGCCTTCTCAGCAATCATCGCCGAAACCGTCGCCCTCGCCGTCGCCGAAGGCAGCTTCGGACCAGATCTTGGACCTCAGGACGCTGATAAGCCAACCGGATCCGACCTGGCTGTTGCAGCCCAAGAACGGCGACGCGCTGGACCACCTGCTCGACGATCTCAGCCGCCTCGTCGCCGAGGGCAAACGGGCGGAAGCTCAGGACAAACTGGCCGCGATCCGGAAGAAGAACGACGACCTGCTGGCCGGCGGCAAGATCTCGCCCACGGGGCATGCTGCGATCGAAGGCAGACTGGATCAGCTCGCGGTCACGATCTCCAGCATGCCTGCGCCCTGA